A segment of the Symmachiella macrocystis genome:
TTGAGCTAGCCCGACACGGTTACAGGCGAGCGAGAGTACACTGGCCACCAAGACAACGGTGACCATCGAGAGTGGATGCAAATATTTCACGGCGTATCCCTTTGATTGTGTAAACCGGCGATGCGGTCTGTAATCCCCTATCCGATAATAGTATTTCGGCTTAGGGTTTGAGGCCTGCTTGTAACGTGCACATAAGGACATTCCCCTCAATAGAATAGAACCAACCTCAATGAAGATTTGTTTAGCCGACGATCATTTTTGCCAAAATGGCGTAATTCGACTGGAAATTGACTTGGAATCGAATGGGCTTGGGAATTACATTTGGCGCGATGAAGGCAACAATTCCAGGCCTGTTTTCAACAAGGCCATGGATGTCGTAGATAAAAACATGGTGCTGAGACCAGATTTCGATCATTGAATACGGTCCACGTAAGGGCATTCGCGCGCGATCAGACACATTGATCCACTGACGTCGAGTTTGGTTGAGTTATCGGGGATGTTACACTGCCACGCGTACGCACTGGCGCAGGCGGCAGTCGCTGGCAATCGATCTTTCCGACGGAACCACATCCGCCGGCATCCGCCGGGCGAACTTCTACGATCCGCTCGGCAATCTAGCGGCCGTCGATGTTGCTCTGGGCGACACGGCAACCGGGGTAACACACACCACTTGGTTATTCGCCGACCCGGGCACCGTGATTCGTACGGTCGGGCGTTACGATACCGCCAACAGCGTTTGGTTGCTGCTGCACCGGCTAACGGATGAGTTTGGGAATCTGTACGACGTCGTTGGCGATCCGGCTGGGTTGGCCGACGACCATCTCGCCGCCGTGCCGCTGTACATCGGTGGCATGGAACTCGACGCGGCGACCGGTTTGTACCGCGCCGGGAGTCGCTGGTACGATCCCACTGCCGGCCGCTTCCTCACCCCCACCGCCAGCAGCGATTATGCGTTCACCCCGCTGAACCCGATGGACCTCGCCAACGGCAACGCGCAAGGAGGCGCGCCGTCAAGGACGGGCCGGATGGGAATCCCGATTACATATGGTACCTCCAGAACAGCCGGGCCAGTTCGGTCTGCTCCGCCACCTCACCGTCACGGACCAATTGGTCACAACAATGAATGGCCAACGCTATCAGTCGCGAAATCCATGGCACGCGCCCCTCTCCCGCAGTCTCAGTGGCGACCGGATCCTTCTGAATCCGTTGCCGCCGCTTGGAGACCTTTGTAAAGTGCAGCTTCCGTTTCACCGTGATCATGCCAACCCCTTAATCACCGTCGTATGAAATTCAAACGCAATGCTGTTATCACCGGCGTCGAACTCCATATCAGCCACCAGCAATTGCAGCAATTCCGCTTGCTCCCGCCTCTTGAGCGTCTTCCACATTTCTCTTGGCTATCGAGTCCCGGTGCCGGAGACGAAGCTGTTCTGTTCGATGGCATTCGCTACGCTCCAGGATTCGAACAGAACAGTCCTTGATACAATTGAACACTCAGTCATGTGACTGGTGTCAGCTATGGGGGCAGGTCAGGGCGGTCTCATTCACAGGTTCGATAACATCAAACGTATTAATCGCAAACGACCCATGCGTCGCTCGATTCAACACACATGCCTTGCCTCCGTACGAAGTAAATCAAAATGACTATTATCGCATTTGTTCCTCATCCAGATGCTTCACAGTCGGTCGTTCGGTGGGCTCAAGCTTTGAACGGCGACAAGGAAACGGTGGAATACATCTGTTATGAGCGCGATTCAGCAGGAAAAACTCAGGCGGCTGTCCGCGCGTTTTTGAAACAGAATGGCGATACACAGTCAGTTGTCGGGGGAAGCGCTGCACGGAATATTGTGGATACGGTTGTGGAAAGGTGTCGATCTGTACGGGCCAGCAAACTCGTGACGGTGCGTTTCGCGATCGAATCTCTCGACGTGACAGGAATACGCACTCAGACGTCGGAAGACTTGATTCGCTCTGCACCTTGTGCCACCTACATGGCTCTATTTGGTCAGACTCCACTCAAAGACATTCGGAAAATTTTGTTGATCGCCAATTCCGGGCCGCACGACATGGCGGCACTGCGATTTGCCGACCAACTGCGTCGTAAATCCAACGCCACACTCACGATTGCCACGATTGAGGACGAATCAAATGCAAAAGCGGAGCATGCGGGCGAAAGGGCGATTCAGTCTCTACTACACGACGCGGACCTGGATGAAGAACCATTCGAAACCAAGGTGGTCGTGGATCGGATTCGTCATCGCGGGATACGCAAATGCTACGAGGGCCATGATCTGATCATCTCGGGTAGCGAAAGCACCCGTGACATTTGGCCGCTGAGGCAGTCATTGAATGAAACAACGGCCATCATCATCAAGCGCAATCCACCGCTTCGGCTTCGATCAATCGTGGAGTGGTTTCCGCATGTCAATCCTCGAGATCATGCTGAATTACTGCAAGACCTGCGCCAAGGCTCTCGTTGGAATAGTGATTTTGTGGGGATGCTGGCGCTGGCCTCGGCCATTGCCACACTAGGTTTGATGCAGAATTCGACCGCTGTCGTGATCGGCTCGATGCTCTTGGCACCTCTGATGACGCCAATGATTGGTACCGGTCTCGCATTGGCACAAGCCAATTTGAAATTGGCAAAGGCTTGTGCAACGTCCATTGCTTATGGAACCCTTCTCACGTTTGCCATTAGTTTGTTGTTGGGGATCATCACACCTGCACGCGAAACTCTACCTCCCGAGGTCCTCTCGCGCGGAGCACCCAATATTTGGGATTTGCTCATTGCATTTTTCTCAGCGATGGCTGCCACGTTTGCAATGGCGAGGCCAAATCTCTCGGGCGCCGTAGCGGGTGTGGCAATCGCTACGGCGCTTGTGCCGCCGGTTTGCGCTGCTGGACTATCACTGTCTCATGGATCGTACGGCAATTCGCTAGGAGCAATGCTGCTGTTTGGAACAAACCTGATCGCAATCATCGTGGCTTCCCGATTCACATTTGCGCTTCTTGGTATAGCACCTTATCGAACACTGCCCCGACATCGCTTTTTGGCGTGGTGGGGACGATGGGGACTCGTAGGCCTGATGGTCATTATCTCTGGTCCGCTTAGCTTTATGTTACTTGGACAATTTGACGAAGGTCGCTCTCAAACTGCGATATACCCAGTCACGCGCGCCGTGTCTCGCGCCCTCCATGAACGTGTGGCCCAGGATAGTGGTGTAGAAATCACACTTCTCGGGCGGCCGAGTGTCCATGAGGGTGTCCTGATTCACATCGCCTCAAATCAAGATCTTCCACCGTCATATGCCGACGAACTGAGAGCGATCGTACGAGTAGAAATGAATGATCCAGAAGTGCCGGTCATCGTCATCGCATTGCAAGGTTTATGGCTCAGCGACTCTGACGAAGGCCTGCAAGGTAGGCAATGACGGGATCGATTCTGTCCTGGAAACAGTAGCGAATGGGATGGCAGCCTGCGTAGGGCATTTGGAACGGTCATCACTCGTCCGATTCCGTCCATGTCCAACGGCACTCGAAGCGGTGGTCTGCGTCAGGGTTGATCAGCCGGAACGTGGCGATAGAGCCAAACGGCAATTCCACCTTAGAATCAGGCACCACCAGTTCTACCTGATCAGGCCGGCCAATCGGGAAGCTGCTGACCTCGAAGGAGTTGTAAGTGCGGCCCTCGGGCATCAGCACCCAAACCTGTGACAATCCCGTTCTGAACGGAATTGAGAAGAAAAATTTCCCTGAGTGGTTGGACTGGGTGGCCACCTCCTGGTTGAGATTGAAATCCAACATCAATTCCACGTCGTCATCCATTGGAATTCGGCTGAAGTCCATGTCAAGTTCCCATCGATAGCGGCCTTTGCCCAAACTCATCCGCTTCCATTTTGGACTGATTCGCTGTGGCTGAATGGTGCCGCGAAGGGTGTCGGCATTCGTTTCATAAATGAGACGCACATGTGTGTTGTGCATATTCTCTTCACGCCGGCGGATACGGAGCCGCGTATACGCTGTGACTTCACCCTGCTCATTCGTCCCTTCTTCCCAGCCACGAAGATCATAGATCCGAGAGTCTGATATAATTTCGAATCCGGTATAATCCGCGTCATCAATGGCGGTCACGACTTCGTATTCGACTGAGGGCAACGGACCGGCTGGACCTTGGTCCATCAATTCAATGACCTTGCCGTAGATCGGGCTGGATTGGGCAAGCGCCGACAGGACGACGCCCTGCTGGCGAGCGTGTTGGTTCATCTTGTAGATCGAATAGGGCAGATATAACGCGAGGCAGACCATCAACGGTCCCCAGATATAGGAGGGCCAATCGCGGAAACTGAGAAGCGTGCTCCAGACCCTCCGCTGCGACGAACCTTGCAATTCGCGGGCCAATGAGGTGGCCGTGTTGACATCGTTGAGATCAGGTAGTACGGAATCAAGCGGTTGGCCATTATTACTTGCCGCCACAATCGGGTCCCAAGGCGCCTGCATGGGTATGTCAGTTTTGAATATTTCAGAGTGTCTGCGGCACCCCTTGCGGGCTACACAGTATCCGTGTTGGACAAGTGCTCGCACTTCCAGATCGGAAAACTGGTCCATATCCGTGCGTATCCGAGCCGCGTGATATTGAATTTCCGGATGCGGAGCTGTCCGGTCCTGAGACTTCTCCACAATATCCGAAATCGGCAAAAATAATACGCCCGGCGAATTTTCAAACGCCTCACCCTCAAGTTGCCAGACGCGGTCCATAAGGATATCTGATGCCCGCATCGTCGTTCGCAACAATCCCTCTGCGCGGCTGTTAGGATTGACTTTGAATTTTCCGGAAGAGTCACTAACAATAATGCCGTCGAATTTCTTACGGCTGATGCGGAGACACGGTTTACCGATCACCTGACGCAGCGCCGCTTCCACAATCTGCCGATTGAGCCACAGTTGGTCGTTCATATCCGGATGGCGGTTCGACTCAATCACGTAATTCAACAACATTTGTGCACTCGCGTCGGCAAGCTCCATGTTTCTAAAACTGGAGTCGCGATACAGTGCTTTCGAACGGATGATCTCCCACAGCCCTTCGATCAGCGCATCGGCGATGTCATTTTCGGGTCGCGGTTCCTGACACCCAAGTCGCTTGGGATCGTGCGCTATCAATAGCTCGCGCAGGCGTCGTAACGGTGTGTTTTCCGGCAAATTATCGGCTGAAATCAACGCAGCGGTTACGTCGTCAAGCTCTAGGAAATCGGCTTTATTCAATGGCGTTGTTTCGCGTACCGTGGATTGTTCGATGCAGCGAAACATCCGCAAACCCAAGTTGTCGTATACCCCGCCATCGGTAAAGGCCTGGCAAATGAATTCGCCCGCCTCGGCACCGACCTCAGAACCGTTGATCTCTAGCGGCGGAAAAAAACCGGGAAATGCTGACGAAGCCGCTACAGCCATCGGCACGGTAGCCAATCCCATATGGACGCTTTCAAACCGGTCGCGACGCCCTGGCACGCGGCGTTGCAGCAACAGACCGTCTTTGTGAAACGAACTCAAGCAGCCTTCGCTTAGATTGGTGGAAAGAATATGCAACCGCGGCCGATCAGGCAGCTGGAATAAGCTGGTATCGCCGTACAAGTGTTTCTCGTAGAACTTCTCCAGCAGGCCGGCCCGTGTGAGCCGCCGACTGCTGCCCATTCGTAAAAGCCGTCGCAAGGTGTTAAGCGCCGAAGCGAAGGGAAACCGACGTACAATGCGGTTGCGAACGTCGAGTTGCACATATCGAACCAACTCATCCGCCATCTGATCAAAATCTTCATCGGAGCCGCAGTATTTGTCCCAATTCAGGACCAAGTGCGCGCCTATGATACTTCCGCCTGAGACTGATGTGATATGCGTGACCTTATCGAGGATCCCTGCGTCACGTAGGAAGCGTACGACTCCCAAGTGATACAGGACTCCGCGAAATCCACCGCCGGACAAAGCCAGTCCCAACCGATCCATGCCCCAATTCCTCAGCAAAGACGCAACAAACCTCAGTCAAACTCTTCTCTCCAATCTACCTGAGGTATTGCGTCGTGTCGCGAAGATTTTCATCGCATCAGATGAGAAATCAACAAAAGCAGGCAGTTGGAACATTGGAGAACGGTTTATGACGATGAAATCGTTTACAAGGTCGAGACATTTGACGCTACCGGAGTTTGTGCGGGGGGTGACCTCAGCTCGATCTCGACAAATGGGGCTCGCAGAGCTCCCGTAAAAAACAGAAGGTGCTTAAACAAACTGGAGCTTCATGCTGCGACGTAAACCGCTTGTTTATGCGAGTCAGGGACGCAATGACGATCCGCGCAAGATACTACGAAAGTTCTTTACTGATGCACTGTCGATCGTGAGCCACTCCTCGTAAATACTCCTGTTTCCGCTGTTGAATACTGGAGCCAGCGATATATGCTTGAAATTCGCTCCGCACCAGTTTGCGAATCGACGGATCCGAATCCAATCCTCGTACCCAAAGATAGAAACGAGGACTGAATGGTAGGCGATACAGTGCGGAACCGATTCGCTGAGGCCATCGATATTTCACGACACTGTCCACGATTTGGAAGGGGCTTGAAGTGCAATTATTCGTTCCGAATAGCCGGTAAATGTAGTATCGCTCCCTCA
Coding sequences within it:
- a CDS encoding DUF389 domain-containing protein encodes the protein MNGDKETVEYICYERDSAGKTQAAVRAFLKQNGDTQSVVGGSAARNIVDTVVERCRSVRASKLVTVRFAIESLDVTGIRTQTSEDLIRSAPCATYMALFGQTPLKDIRKILLIANSGPHDMAALRFADQLRRKSNATLTIATIEDESNAKAEHAGERAIQSLLHDADLDEEPFETKVVVDRIRHRGIRKCYEGHDLIISGSESTRDIWPLRQSLNETTAIIIKRNPPLRLRSIVEWFPHVNPRDHAELLQDLRQGSRWNSDFVGMLALASAIATLGLMQNSTAVVIGSMLLAPLMTPMIGTGLALAQANLKLAKACATSIAYGTLLTFAISLLLGIITPARETLPPEVLSRGAPNIWDLLIAFFSAMAATFAMARPNLSGAVAGVAIATALVPPVCAAGLSLSHGSYGNSLGAMLLFGTNLIAIIVASRFTFALLGIAPYRTLPRHRFLAWWGRWGLVGLMVIISGPLSFMLLGQFDEGRSQTAIYPVTRAVSRALHERVAQDSGVEITLLGRPSVHEGVLIHIASNQDLPPSYADELRAIVRVEMNDPEVPVIVIALQGLWLSDSDEGLQGRQ
- a CDS encoding patatin-like phospholipase family protein gives rise to the protein MDRLGLALSGGGFRGVLYHLGVVRFLRDAGILDKVTHITSVSGGSIIGAHLVLNWDKYCGSDEDFDQMADELVRYVQLDVRNRIVRRFPFASALNTLRRLLRMGSSRRLTRAGLLEKFYEKHLYGDTSLFQLPDRPRLHILSTNLSEGCLSSFHKDGLLLQRRVPGRRDRFESVHMGLATVPMAVAASSAFPGFFPPLEINGSEVGAEAGEFICQAFTDGGVYDNLGLRMFRCIEQSTVRETTPLNKADFLELDDVTAALISADNLPENTPLRRLRELLIAHDPKRLGCQEPRPENDIADALIEGLWEIIRSKALYRDSSFRNMELADASAQMLLNYVIESNRHPDMNDQLWLNRQIVEAALRQVIGKPCLRISRKKFDGIIVSDSSGKFKVNPNSRAEGLLRTTMRASDILMDRVWQLEGEAFENSPGVLFLPISDIVEKSQDRTAPHPEIQYHAARIRTDMDQFSDLEVRALVQHGYCVARKGCRRHSEIFKTDIPMQAPWDPIVAASNNGQPLDSVLPDLNDVNTATSLARELQGSSQRRVWSTLLSFRDWPSYIWGPLMVCLALYLPYSIYKMNQHARQQGVVLSALAQSSPIYGKVIELMDQGPAGPLPSVEYEVVTAIDDADYTGFEIISDSRIYDLRGWEEGTNEQGEVTAYTRLRIRRREENMHNTHVRLIYETNADTLRGTIQPQRISPKWKRMSLGKGRYRWELDMDFSRIPMDDDVELMLDFNLNQEVATQSNHSGKFFFSIPFRTGLSQVWVLMPEGRTYNSFEVSSFPIGRPDQVELVVPDSKVELPFGSIATFRLINPDADHRFECRWTWTESDE